The genomic region TTGCGTGTTGCGGAGAGATAAGACTGGTGACAACAACATACAGTTGGATACTAGTTACAGTTGGTATTGCACAAAAAGTACTTACACTGGATTTAGATAAGAATTTAAGAAGAATTCTGAATGTGTTACGACTATTGTTGTTCCTGCCTGTTCCTCAGATAAGTTTAATACTTAGTATGTGGAGAGGGAAGAAAACAGATTCTTGCAAATAAGAGGCTTGGCCTCCCTTTAGTATAGATAACGCTGATAAAAGGACTAGGTTGCATATGCCTATCAGTAGGTAGCTTTAGTCGGGAGGTGCACCCCTAGGTGTCAcctcgattttttcttaaaatatatattgatGTATGAATTACCtgttttttctttgatttcgcACAACACAGAAAATAGCGCAGGCTTCATCCTGTGACAGTTGAGCGTGTGTTTCCTGGCTTGCGCCTCGTCGAGGCTCTGGTCGGTTATGTTCATGATTTGCTGCAGGATCTCGCCAATATCCTGCTTCCTCGCCTCGCCGTCGCCCGCGGCAGGCGCACCGTCGCCGCCGGGCAGCCCGTAGCCTTGAGGTCCCATGAGACCACCGCTATGCGCCATCATTCTATTCGGATCGTCCATCTTCCAACACGCAATACATAAATTCACTAAAAACTTACACTAAATACGTATACTTGTTTGTACCTGATTTGAACGctattatcataaaataaaacgattcaaaaattaatttacagcTTCGCTTGAGAAGCAATCACTTCTCCCTCCGTTCTTCAGCCAGCAATAAAATGGCCGACTTCTTTGTGCTGTCAAGTTCTAAAATATTTGCAAaagaaaacaaataattaaactaTTTGCCTCACGCTTCATCTCGTAATCATTTACGCTGTGATTTAAAGTACGAAAGAGATAGTAAATATAATGTTGCCACATAAGTAACAAAGAAGCTTTTATTGTTTTAGAAATGACGCGTTTTCATGAAATATCTCACGACTTTCTTCAGACCATTTCATGATTTTCATTTTTGTGTCTTGATTAGACTGTGTAATATGTTAGCACAaaaacatatatttatttataatattgtcatTCTGAagttaaatacatattaattttaaaattgattctctatttatttaaaccattAGTAAAATTATGAATCCGATGAATCCCTTGTCCATCACTATTTTCACACTGACACATTTCTCTTTCAATGACAGTTGACAGCTGTCATGGCCTAGTCGACTTTGTTTCGTCGACTTTTCTTCGGATTTCGTCAGCCACgcgaacattttaaaataatttgccGGGTGGCAAAAAACTTATTAACCATACGGTTTCATagttttaaatgaaaaacattcTTACGTTAGTGTTTAACTATAGTGCTCTTAGAAAACATCTGCCACCAATCTTTAGCCAGTTCAGATTTTCACATTCAGATAATCTTCCGCAGTGGGGAAGTAACAAAACTcatcgaaaaatcaaaatcccTAATCCACATCGGGAGATAATTATGGCTGACCCTAAGATTGAAGAAATCCTCGCCCCGCTGCGTGCCTGTGTAAAGGAACAAGGTGATTTAGTGAGAAAACTTAAAGAAGAAAAAGCTCCCgaaattgatataaaaaaagCTGTTGCTGAATTAAAAAATAGGAAAAAGATATTAGAGGATAAAGAGTTGAGCTTATCGCCAGCAGAAGAATTATTCGACCGTTCGAAAATGGAAGACCTTATCAAAAGAAGATTCTTCTATGATCAATCGTTTGCTATCTATGGTGGCATTACAGGTCAGTTTGATTTCGGGCCGATGGGCTGTGCGCTCAAAAGCAATATGATTCAGTTGTGGaggaaatattttattcttcaAGAACAGATGTTAGAAGTTGACTGTTCTATATTAACTCCCGAGCCTGTACTTAAAGCTTCTGGGCACGTTGAGAGGTTTGCTGACCTCATGACTAAGGATATCAAAACAGGAGAATGCTTCAGGTTAGACCATCTTATCAAAGCTCATTTGGAGAAAATTAAAAGTGAGAAGAACACTGCAGCAGAGCTCAAGGCAGAAATAGAAGATATTCTTGTTAAGCTAGATGGTATGAATGCTGATGAAATGTCAGCTCTCATGAAGAGGTTTGACATGAAATCCCCCATAAGTGGCAATGAGCTGACTGCTCCCATTGAGTTCAACCTCATGTTTAACACACAGATTGGTCCTTCTGGTCTTGTGAAAGGCTTCCTTAGACCAGAGACAGCACAAGGCATTTTCGTAAACTTCAAACGTCTCCTCGAATTTAACCAAGGCAGACTTCCATTTGCTGCAGCTCAAATTGGCAACTCCTTCAGAAATGAAATCTCTCCAAGATCTGGACTTCTGAGAGTTAGAGAGTTCACCATGTGCGAAATAGAACATTTCTGTGATACTAAGGACCATCCTAAATTTGAGTCTATTAAGGATACTCAAATGCTATTCTACTCTGCAGACAGTCAGGAACAAGGAAGACCAGCTGAAATTTTAACTATAGGAGAAGCTGTGGCAAGAGGCACTGTCAACAATGAGACCTTGGGGTACTTTATGGCAAGGATTCATTTGTATATGTTAGCTGTTGGCATTGACCCTAAGAAACTCAGATTTAGGCAACACATGGGTAATGAAATGGCTCATTATGCCTGTGATTGTTGGGATGCAGAATGTCTATCTAGTTATGGCTGGGTGGAGTGTGTGGGTTGTGCTGATAGATCTGCATATGAtctcactcaacacactaaagCAACTGGTACAAGACTTGCTGCTGAGAAAAAACTGCCAGCTCCAAAGCAGATTGAAGTTGTAGAAGCAATACCTAACAAGGCTGCAATTGGAAAGGAATTCAAGAAAGATGCTAAAGTCATTAACGATGCACTCGCATCAATGGATTCCACAGCTTTAGAACAACTCCAAGAAAAATTAGAAAATGATGGAGAGTTCGCACTTAACACTCCAAATGGTGATTTCAAACTCACTCCAAAACTTGTGAGTGTCAAGAAGACTCAGAAGACAATTCATGTTGAAGAAATCATACCAAGTGTTATTGAACCATCGTTTGGTGTTGGAAGAATTCTCTATTGTATCTTGGAACATAACTTCAAGATGAGGGAAGGGGATGAGCAGAGAACGTACTTCTCATTACCGGCTACTGTTGCACCTATGAAGTGTGCTGTATTGCCTTTGAGTGGAAATGTGGAGTTCCAGCCATTTGTTAGAGAATTGTCACAAGAACTTACCAATGTAGATGTGTCACACAAAGTAGATGATTCATCTGGCTCAATTGGTAGGAGATATGCTAGAACAGATGAGCTTGGAGTGCCTTATGCTATTACTGTAGATTTTGATACCATGAAGGAACCTCATACAGTAACTCTAAGAGAAAGAGATAGTATGGGTCAGATTCGACTACCTTTGCAAGAAGTACCAACTGTAGTAAGAGATCTTGCGAATAGTAAAATATCATGGGCTGATGCGGAGGCAAAGTACCCCAAGTTTGAACAACAAGAAAATGTGAAAGGTGTAGCAGCATAAAATGTAATGATGTACATCAagcataaaaaattatattattgtacctatttattaattacttagcTTTTAAGCTTTTGCAAAATGGAAATAAAAAtgcttaaattataatttttttgtttcactttatgtatttttagggttcagtacctcaaaaagaaaaacggaacccttattatgATCACTGTGTCATCAGCTGTTTGTACATCCGtagtgtctctcaagaaaacctatagggtacttcctgtctctacctagaatcatgaaatttggcaggtacgagtaggtaggtcttatagcacaagtaaaagaaaaaatctgaaaaccgtgaatttgtagtaacatcacaaaaaaaatgtgttcatgaacaaataataataattagtattttcaaagataactataccaagtgggatattaaCGTAAGTAAGATACCTGCATTaaagaaagataactataccaaatggggtataagaagataactaaaccaagtCAGGGGTTGATCCCTGGCACACATCTCTAAGTTTTCGAAgatatgtgcattttaagaaattaaacatcatttgctttaaccgtgaagaaaaaaattgtgaggaaaccagcatgccggagttctccataatgttctcaaagatgcgTGCAGTCAGCCAAACTGCACTGagccagcatggcagactatggcctaacccttttattctgagaggagacccatgctgtGAATGGGCTGatcatgtttttatttatgcaAGTCCTTAAAGTAAACATCTCTTGTCAAAGCTCTAAAATGGTCCCAAATCAGTAAACCAAAAACGATGTTGCGCTGCCGTTGCCCAGTAATATCTCCCCTCGTGATCATGTGAAGATTACTAACAAAATATAACTATCACGACTATTGATCTTGACCTACTGACGATCAAGACACTTGGTTGGGACAATGGCTTCTATTACCCAAGATCACTTCTTTTCAGCTGCCGATTTTTAAGCGTCCAAACAGGTATATCATTTCTTAGGTGATGTGCTGTTGCCTGTGGAGAAGCTTAAACTTATTTTGAACTAACCGCTACAACTGCCCGAGGCTCGGCTCAGGTGATAGTAGCCAGTGTGCGCTCAACCTTAGCGTATTCCCTATTAAATTGTCAggtttattgaataaaacaaaCGCATAacattattactaattttaattaaactgtCATGACTCAAACAAAAGCATTGACGTTAATAATCTCGTAGTATTTATTATCTATGGCGGCGTTCTTTAGACCGCGAGCTGTTGCGATGGCGATCTCTGGAACGATCGAAGTTGCGGTCCCTCGATCGTGATCGTTCCCGGTGGCGATCACGATTGACCTCGCGATCACCGCGTCTGTCTCTCTCGCGATCGCGATCACGCTCGCGTTCTCTGTCCCTATCACGCTCCCTGTCTCTGTCATCTCGTCTTGCTGGCCTCTCTTTCTGATATCtgaaaaattgaaataactGCAGACGTCTATCAAAAGTAAACTGTATGCTTGGTTGGATGTCTTTTGGGGAATTTAATCCAAGGTTAAACTCAAACTATTCCCTATAGTTTGAGTTGACTAGCTTCGTTGGATTGCTTTGCCTATTGTGTTTAGGAACTGATGAGTAAAAAGTAGTTGTTACCTGTCCCCCTCTCCATAGTCACGTCTGTCCCTGTCGTCGTGTTCACGCCGGTCGTTGTCCATCCGACCCGGGTTGTAGTTGCTGTTATTCCCTCTGTAGTTTGAGTTGGCTGGCTTCGACGCATTGCTTTGCCTATTGTGCTCTCCTAACCTGAACCGAAATGGGTTATGTAattagatttaaatattttaaggtaTTTTCCTCAATAGTTTTTTTAGAAGACGCTGGCATGGCATGGATCCTTGTGTTGATACTTGgcagctgcaaaaatcacaaaaGATTACGTTTTTCAATATGaataggtttaaaaaatctCATTCAACATTATTTACCCTGCtttaatatgaatttttaaatattttgtaaaatgaaaTTATTCTGTCAATGAAAAGTTACAGAGTTTTTAACATTACAAGGTTTTTTTAACattgtaattataaaaaaaaaattttaagtaAGAGAGATGTTTGatttacaaatattatataGAAGTAAAGTTTTATAGTTTCTATATAGGGGGTATTCTCTGTATATAATgatctgattttgaaaattctttcactgatacaTCTATATCTCCAAGTGCTATTggctataaattatttattattcatattataaaatattgatataaacagacaaacaataaagatacctaataaaataaaccaaCACCAACCTCTGCTCAATCTGCTTCTGTATGGGCACCGGTATCCGTGGGAACAGTGTGCTGAACCAGTCCAGCTTGATGAGCATCTGCCGCACCAGAGCTCCAATGGTGGTGGGCCCTCCACCTCCTGCACGAGGGTCCACCTCCTCCTCATCGTCGAGGTAATCTGCGTACCAGTCGAACAGATCTGCTGGTGGCTGTGTGTACCGGATGTACATGAAACctgttttgaaataaattatctaTGGTTTTGTCTTACTATTGAGATAGGCAAATGGCTGGCTTTCATAGTATCGTTCCATACATTCGCGCTAACCCGAACATATATGTGAGGATATAGGTTTTCTAaaatcccacaggattttttttgtgatatatcTAATACAGTGAACCATGTATTTGTTTTCACAGAATGTCTCATCTGCCGACCAGCCGATTTGCCaaacttattataaaatttgcCAAAGACAAAGCATTCGCAATATCCCGAATAGTGTGGCCAGTTAATTTTCGAAACCCGAATAATGCAGCAGAATCATAACAGATAtctctcaacaagttcaaagtttcTGTAAAACTTAACCTGATTGAAAAATtctaataagtatttaaataacaagCCAGTCACTGCCAACTAGCTCTATTATTCTCACAGAATTTCGGTAAGAATCAGTTTTATGCCCCCctcaaatacaaatatttggTTTTGAATCATACCTACCAAGTGCTCTGATGTAAGGCGAGTCTGTGTGCTGCAACAGGCCATTGACCTGTTTGCGCGTTAGACGCAGTGTGTACAGCTTGTACAGGAGGCAGAACGCTGTGGAAACTATACCACCGGCACCCACTCCCCTAACCTACAACAAAATTTATGAAAGATAACATAACAACACTGGGAGAGAAGAGATTAGGTAAAAAATGAATTGGCCACTCCGGTTATTTTGGACCTTCTACTTCAGTCAGTTACATAcataattccaaaaaaaaatctgtgctTTATTTTTAAGTCAGCTATGGAAAAATAGATGGCTTAGGCCCAGTatccaataaaacaaaatgcaaaGTCTATTAACATACTCACGCCGCCACACATGCCCGTCTGGCCGGCCGTCTTGCGACTGCCGCGCTCCCACGGCTCCAGGTGCTTCACCTGGTAGTAGATCTCATCCACCACCTCGTGGTACGTCTTCAGCTTGAACAGATGCACTGGAGACAATGTCACACTTTAATGATTACATCATACAAAATTTACCTAACAATGAATATCATCTTTGTAATGTGGGAGGGAGCATTGCATTTTTTTGATTGGTTTCATAACAATGGAGATGCAGGTTCGTATCCTGTCGattctgcaatttttgatatgtaatttaaattatttcaaaatttccttgaagtgtaagtaaaaatactttttcgAGTTCTGACTGGCTAACAATTGCTGCTACTAGTTTAAACCAAAGTTTAAACAGAGTTTTGGCAAGCTTAACACAAATGCAGCCAACAACAACAATTGCATTAAAGTTATTCTGAGGCATATTCTTATaatgtctgccaatccacacttggccagcatggtggactacagcttaaatccttctcattttgagatgagacctatgctcagtagtgaaccagcaatgggttgatgatatttttataaaaaatctactTTATAATTAAAGTAGTCCTGTTTAAAATCCTGTTTTCTGCAATGTGTACCTCCATAGAAGACACCAAAATTAATGATAAGCAATCTTTAATTACAATAGAAATAGAATATAAAGTATCACACACATTCTTATTACTAGTTATACACAGGGCTGCATAACCTAAGTATTTAAATTTGCCGCCATTTTTACTAAGCTTTCAGTCTAGGGATTTTAAAGTTCATTCACCCTGAACTTTGCATTCCACCCGTTTTTGGGTCAATGTTAATACCAGCAGTGTGTCAATCTACCAAAATGCATAAGTCTAAGGTTGAAGATTACAGAAGAGGAAAATAGCAAAACAAAAGATGAATAATGATTTTCCATAACTCCTGAGCGTTGTTTTGTTTGCTTACCTACCTTTGAAGTAGCTAGAACCTTGAATGTTTGCTAATATTAAAGGGTTCAGATTCATAGTTTGTTCGTTACCCCAGATCGGTAATACGTTATGTTGCTTGCTAGTCTTCATGGGTCTTTGCTGATTGTATTCTGAAAATGCAAGCCATTAGTAGAAACTTGATACGCAACATCAACGTAATTGTACAACGAAACATACCTTCCGCCTCGGCCATTTTTAACTACTAATATACTTATCGTGTAAAAAGAATAACGCAATGCAATAGCGCCAGAATCAATGGTTACCAACGCAAAttgaaaatacaataatttgataaaatacaaaataaatgacCACCATGACGTGCTTCGCTAAACCAAAAATTATAGAGCACACCATAGACTACGACAACAGCAAAGAGTGTAGACCACAGACCAGATAAGGGGAGAGTGTAGCCATAGACCACGAATTACCAATGCTACCAACACATCAATAGATAATAGTCCAATACATAGAAGTAGAATTCGTAGTGTAGGTACAAGGATGGTACAAGGGTACAGGTACAAGCATCGATACAAGTTACAACCCATTTGATTAGTAGTGTCAATGCAGAAAACTTCGGATATTGGCAACCTCCTTGGAGTACCTAATTCTAAAACGTAGTGATTAAATACTCTTTGCCTAATTCTATTCTGTGGGTACCTATTGGTCTGAGACCTCAAGTATAAAAtaaaccaagtgcgagtcagactcgcacaccgagggttcagtactcagatattttttccgacattttgcagaataaatcaaaaaccattatgcacaaaaataaatgaaaatctgttttagaatacctgtacacaggtaaagccctttcacatgataccccacttggtatagttatcttacttcgaaaattgaaacacattttaatattttttttgccacatgtaaccacaaattcacagttttcggaatttttcctttacttgtgctataagacctacctgccaaacataattctaggtcaacggggtaccctat from Maniola jurtina chromosome 4, ilManJurt1.1, whole genome shotgun sequence harbors:
- the LOC123864956 gene encoding pre-mRNA-splicing factor 38B-like isoform X2, with product MAEAEEYNQQRPMKTSKQHNVLPIWGNEQTMNLNPLILANIQGSSYFKVHLFKLKTYHEVVDEIYYQVKHLEPWERGSRKTAGQTGMCGGVRGVGAGGIVSTAFCLLYKLYTLRLTRKQVNGLLQHTDSPYIRALGFMYIRYTQPPADLFDWYADYLDDEEEVDPRAGGGGPTTIGALVRQMLIKLDWFSTLFPRIPVPIQKQIEQSCQVSTQGSMPCQRLLKKLLRKIP
- the LOC123864928 gene encoding glycine--tRNA ligase — translated: MKNILTLVFNYSALRKHLPPIFSQFRFSHSDNLPQWGSNKTHRKIKIPNPHREIIMADPKIEEILAPLRACVKEQGDLVRKLKEEKAPEIDIKKAVAELKNRKKILEDKELSLSPAEELFDRSKMEDLIKRRFFYDQSFAIYGGITGQFDFGPMGCALKSNMIQLWRKYFILQEQMLEVDCSILTPEPVLKASGHVERFADLMTKDIKTGECFRLDHLIKAHLEKIKSEKNTAAELKAEIEDILVKLDGMNADEMSALMKRFDMKSPISGNELTAPIEFNLMFNTQIGPSGLVKGFLRPETAQGIFVNFKRLLEFNQGRLPFAAAQIGNSFRNEISPRSGLLRVREFTMCEIEHFCDTKDHPKFESIKDTQMLFYSADSQEQGRPAEILTIGEAVARGTVNNETLGYFMARIHLYMLAVGIDPKKLRFRQHMGNEMAHYACDCWDAECLSSYGWVECVGCADRSAYDLTQHTKATGTRLAAEKKLPAPKQIEVVEAIPNKAAIGKEFKKDAKVINDALASMDSTALEQLQEKLENDGEFALNTPNGDFKLTPKLVSVKKTQKTIHVEEIIPSVIEPSFGVGRILYCILEHNFKMREGDEQRTYFSLPATVAPMKCAVLPLSGNVEFQPFVRELSQELTNVDVSHKVDDSSGSIGRRYARTDELGVPYAITVDFDTMKEPHTVTLRERDSMGQIRLPLQEVPTVVRDLANSKISWADAEAKYPKFEQQENVKGVAA
- the LOC123864956 gene encoding pre-mRNA-splicing factor 38B-like isoform X1; translated protein: MAEAEEYNQQRPMKTSKQHNVLPIWGNEQTMNLNPLILANIQGSSYFKVHLFKLKTYHEVVDEIYYQVKHLEPWERGSRKTAGQTGMCGGVRGVGAGGIVSTAFCLLYKLYTLRLTRKQVNGLLQHTDSPYIRALGFMYIRYTQPPADLFDWYADYLDDEEEVDPRAGGGGPTTIGALVRQMLIKLDWFSTLFPRIPVPIQKQIEQRLGEHNRQSNASKPANSNYRGNNSNYNPGRMDNDRREHDDRDRRDYGEGDRYQKERPARRDDRDRERDRDRERERDRDRERDRRGDREVNRDRHRERSRSRDRNFDRSRDRHRNSSRSKERRHR